Proteins encoded by one window of Asterias rubens chromosome 18, eAstRub1.3, whole genome shotgun sequence:
- the LOC117302545 gene encoding E3 ubiquitin-protein ligase MIB2-like — translation MFKGLRVVRGPDWGHRDQDGGEGCVGTVIESQSPQNPNTAWVRWDSGNVGNYHMGGKSNKSELRIYDNATLGVTHKHIQCNCCGKDDIAGMRWKCRTCNDYELCHKCYHRGKHNLEHPFKRIEADGINGVDVPSRRWSAESRSLGIFQGAQVVRGADWTWGNQDGGDGNVGAVRGYDYQNKLVFERSCVKVIWSSGISCNYRSGENGKVDLKYTERDTGGDFYIDHLPVLDESNVRLYAVPGDKVCLLDLTIPILKALQTERCGWKDEMAKFKGKVGEVIMVDKEGDVKVKFGGSSFFINPICLALQEKKRKVRVEVKDQDGLLAELLKLHLEHGVGANDSPTGMVLFRAAATGDIEKVRETIKSNPEELNFKNSIGQTPLHVGAYKGHLDVVKAFIDSKAPLEQKDEGGNTALIFAVFGKEPEIVEYLLQRGCDVNNANKQGSTALHLAAAAGHRKCAEILLKHENKPVDVKFQDIHGNSPLFIAIIQNDRRILHLLIDHPRIDLKLLNGIGINCLHFAACGDNSILKAAPHMVNIQKNDGLSAIHLAVINNHAEIVLTLIKQESCDINLKTIGGETPVHIAVERSFNKCAEVLVTNGANVNAQDLNGNTALHRVFLKAEMKNAFESVPVEKLRELIRKSEHEGESSDKKTKFLTLAMYLINNKADIYIKNNRGQYVLDVTQNPNIRSLLKEGFEKNRRVGLVAAVTKNDNFKFN, via the exons CGAACACTGCCTGGGTGCGATGGGACTCTGGCAATGTAGGAAACTACCACATGGGCGGTAAGAGTAACAAGTCCGAACTGCGGATATATGACAACGCAACACTAG GAGTGACACATAAGCATATTCAATGCAACTGTTGCGGAAAAGATGACATAGCTGGGATGCGTTGGAAATGCCGTacatgcaa cgATTACGAACTGTGCCACAAATGTTACCACAGGGGTAAACATAATCTGGAGCATCCTTTTAAACGAATCGAGGCAGACGGTATTAATGG TGTTGACGTTCCAAGTCGGAGGTGGTCTGCCGAGAGCCGGTCATTGGGGATTTTCCAAGGTGCCCAAGTCGTGAGAGGGGCAGACTGGACATGGGGAAATCAAGATG GGGGAGATGGAAATGTTGGTGCTGTGCGTGGATATGATTACCAAAACAAACTGGTTTTTGAGCGCTCCTGTGTAAAAGTGATATGGTCGAGTGGTATTAGCTGCAATTACCGAAGCGGAGAAAACGGCAAGGTAGACCTGAAGTACACCGAAAGAGATACCGGGGGTGACTTTTATATCGACCATTTACCTGTTCTTG ATGAAAGCAATGTTCGCCTGTATGCGGTGCCGGGGGACAAGGTTTGTTTGCTGGATTTGACCATCCCGATTCTTAAAGCACTGCAAACTGAAAGATGTGGATGGAAAGATGAAATGGCCAAG TTCAAAGGGAAAGTTGGTGAGGTCATCATGGTTGACAAAGAAGGAGACGTCAAAGTGAAGTTTGGAGGATCTTCGTTTTTCATCAATCCCATTTGCCTCGCACTTCAGGAGAAAAAGAGGAAAGTACGAGTTGAAG TTAAAGATCAAGACGGGTTGCTTGCCGAGTTGCTAAAGCTTCATCTAGAACATGGAGTTGGGGCGAATGACTCACCGACTGGAATGGTACTTTTTAGAGCTGCGGCAACTGGGGATATCGAGAAAGTTCGGGAAACGATCAAAAGCAATCCAGAAGAG ctcaatttcaaaaacagtATAGGTCAGACTCCACTTCACGTTGGTGCATACAAAGGGCACTTGGATGTCGTCAAAGCCTTCATTGACAGTAAAGCTCCACTGGAACAAAAGGACGAAGGCGGAAACACTGCGCTTATATTTGCAGTTTTTGG AAAAGAGCCAGAAATCGTTGAGTATCTTCTGCAGCGTGGTTGTGACGTCAATAATGCCAACAAGCAGGGCAGTACTGCGCTTCATTTAGCTGCAGCTGCAGGTCATCGAAAATGTGCAGAGATCTTGcttaaacatgaaaacaaacctgtggatgTGAAATTCCAA GACATCCACGGCAACTCACCGTTGTTTATAGCAATCATCCAGAACGACCGAAGGATCCTACATCTGCTAATTGATCATCCAAGGATCGATCTGAAGCTACTCAACGGAATAGGAATCAACTGCTTACACTTTGCTGCCTGCGGTGACAATTC GATTCTTAAAGCTGCACCACACATGGTCAACATCCAGAAGAACGACGGATTAAGTGCAATTCACTTGGCTGTCATAAACAATCACGCAGAAATAGTCTTGACGCTGATCAAACAG GAGTCATGTGACATTAATCTGAAAACAATCGGTGGAGAAACACCAGTGCATATTGCAGTAGAGCGCTCATTCAACAAGTGTGCTGAGGTTTTGGTGACTAACGGCGCCAACGTCAACGCTCAAGACCTGAACGGCAACACTGCACTTCATCGTGTTTTTCTCAAAGCTGAGATGAAAAACGCATTTGAATCCGTGCCAGTTGAAAAG TTGAGAGAGCTTATTCGGAAATCCGAACACGAGGGGGAATCGTCCGATAAGAAAACGAAATTCCTTACTCTAGCAATGTATCTCATCAACAACAAAGCCGACATCTACATCAagaacaacagagggcagtatGTTTTGGATGTGACGCAGAATCCAAACATTCGCTCGTTGCTCAAGGAAGGATTCGAAAAGAACAG GCGTGTTGGCCTCGTGGCCGCCGTGACCAAAAACGACAACTTTAAGTTCAATTAG